In Rhizobium sp. ZPR4, a genomic segment contains:
- a CDS encoding Mov34/MPN/PAD-1 family protein: MLLKLSPSELATLTAALKRAGDKEIGGQLFGEQIEPSHFRVSTMTVQARPGTFSRFLVDILQAARDATRFFDRARHQYRRYNYIGEWHSHPSFEVRPSGIDVQSMRDLVRDPDFKGSFAVLMIVRLRDEKFEAGAWLFDPHGFEHNVRLEMDT; encoded by the coding sequence ATGCTCTTAAAGCTTTCACCAAGTGAACTGGCAACATTGACGGCTGCTCTCAAGCGTGCAGGGGACAAGGAAATTGGGGGCCAACTGTTCGGCGAACAGATCGAGCCTTCTCACTTCCGCGTGTCGACCATGACGGTTCAGGCCAGACCCGGCACTTTCAGTCGGTTTCTGGTCGATATCCTCCAAGCCGCCCGCGATGCAACGCGGTTCTTCGATCGGGCGCGGCACCAATACCGGCGCTACAACTATATTGGCGAGTGGCACAGCCATCCCAGTTTCGAAGTCCGCCCTAGCGGGATCGACGTCCAGAGCATGCGGGATCTGGTCCGTGATCCGGACTTCAAAGGTAGCTTCGCCGTCCTGATGATTGTGCGCCTGCGCGATGAGAAGTTCGAGGCGGGAGCATGGCTCTTCGATCCGCACGGCTTCGAACACAATGTAAGACTGGAAATGGACACATGA
- a CDS encoding ThiF family adenylyltransferase, whose translation MSIWWVNNTVRVAREKEAVENLAAENDWFVFDRWEIHDYKFAAVGSIVAHGATYPIRLVYPDNFPLVPAWVEPQDPEAKWSQHQYGKGGTLCLELRPDNWTSRASGADVLRSAYGLLDLENPLGEGEKGKVKSAHHVGEIQRYTWGESPVFIGRAFLERLLSGSIEDVHALRWSVSEKVRPIFLSDAIDRAGTQRPPSFDLDTWRFPVPVILVSGQTPDDLPLERNAFISAIWESPPVDGEAAFVTVFIENDGVNVFHVLAETAYHRKVYILPPETGLRSGRAPSAQGKKVAIIGAGSVGSKVAEMLLRSGIDTMRIFDGDVFLPGNLERHVLDWRDVGYHKVHGLKRRLQHIVPGANITTVDENLNWQKSARTNAAHFDLITGCDIIVDASGDPATSMLLGALAFENQKPFVSVEVFEGGIGALVAPSVPNRNAAYTLGREALLNWTDEKGRVVPLSTGGRDYEAIGDNGEVIVADDAAISMAASHAARVILDILDDKLEDVRWLMIGFRKEWAFDMHGHVIALDVGGPSEWNNNTQDAEAQKFVIELAGELLDALKAFTK comes from the coding sequence ATGAGCATCTGGTGGGTTAATAACACCGTCCGCGTTGCTCGCGAAAAAGAAGCTGTGGAGAACCTGGCGGCCGAAAACGACTGGTTTGTTTTCGATCGCTGGGAAATTCACGATTACAAGTTTGCGGCGGTCGGTTCGATCGTGGCGCACGGCGCCACCTATCCTATCCGGCTCGTCTACCCCGATAATTTCCCGCTCGTGCCGGCGTGGGTCGAGCCTCAGGATCCTGAAGCAAAATGGTCCCAGCATCAGTACGGCAAGGGTGGGACGCTCTGTCTCGAGCTTCGCCCCGATAATTGGACGTCTCGCGCGAGTGGTGCAGATGTCCTGCGTAGCGCTTACGGGCTGCTCGATTTGGAAAATCCGCTCGGGGAAGGGGAGAAGGGCAAAGTAAAGTCGGCCCATCACGTAGGCGAAATCCAGCGATACACCTGGGGTGAGTCACCGGTTTTTATTGGGCGTGCCTTCCTTGAACGGCTCTTGAGCGGCAGTATCGAAGATGTTCATGCGCTGCGGTGGTCTGTCTCGGAGAAAGTCCGACCTATCTTCCTGAGTGACGCCATCGACCGCGCAGGCACGCAACGGCCGCCATCTTTTGATCTGGACACATGGCGGTTTCCGGTCCCCGTCATATTGGTAAGCGGACAGACGCCTGATGATCTCCCCTTGGAAAGAAACGCCTTCATTTCTGCGATCTGGGAGAGCCCACCCGTCGACGGGGAGGCGGCGTTCGTTACCGTGTTCATCGAAAACGACGGCGTCAACGTCTTCCATGTACTGGCGGAGACCGCCTATCATCGCAAAGTCTATATCTTGCCGCCCGAAACCGGATTGCGATCCGGACGCGCGCCGTCGGCTCAGGGCAAGAAGGTCGCTATTATCGGCGCAGGTTCGGTCGGTTCGAAAGTTGCGGAAATGCTTTTGCGCAGTGGGATCGATACCATGCGCATCTTCGACGGTGACGTCTTTTTGCCGGGCAATCTGGAACGGCATGTCCTCGACTGGAGGGATGTCGGCTATCATAAAGTCCATGGCCTGAAGCGCCGATTACAACATATCGTTCCCGGAGCTAACATTACGACTGTTGACGAAAACCTGAACTGGCAGAAATCAGCCCGGACGAACGCAGCCCATTTCGACCTGATCACGGGTTGCGATATTATTGTGGACGCCTCGGGCGATCCGGCGACATCGATGCTCCTCGGCGCCCTAGCTTTCGAAAACCAAAAGCCCTTTGTTTCTGTGGAGGTGTTCGAAGGCGGCATCGGCGCACTGGTTGCGCCGTCCGTGCCAAACCGCAATGCCGCCTACACCCTCGGGCGGGAAGCTCTCTTAAACTGGACGGATGAAAAAGGACGAGTAGTGCCGCTTTCTACCGGCGGTCGGGACTACGAGGCGATCGGTGACAATGGTGAGGTCATCGTGGCCGATGACGCGGCGATTAGCATGGCTGCGTCGCATGCCGCACGCGTTATCCTCGATATTCTCGACGACAAGCTTGAAGATGTCCGCTGGCTGATGATTGGCTTCCGCAAGGAGTGGGCGTTCGACATGCACGGCCATGTAATCGCGCTTGATGTTGGGGGTCCGTCGGAATGGAACAACAATACCCAGGATGCTGAAGCTCAGAAATTTGTAATCGAACTTGCCGGAGAATTGCTGGATGCTCTTAAAGCTTTCACCAAGTGA
- a CDS encoding nucleotidyltransferase produces MVPNARFLELLQDIEPSPTTKTNSSKAHTGVRDHLKALGEFKARLVGDFLSGSYARNTSIRPKMDADGMVRPDVDIIIVTNYTTDDKPDDVLNELCAALEDGGEGYDVERINKRSIKLITPLAEMDVVPVIEWGQQYKIPDRESGEWKLTDPPGHIEWSRDRNGEFGGRLKPLVKMFKWWRRENNSGKRPKGFVLEVLTALHAPKNEVHYGEAFAQMLESIHRAYGFQAEMDIKPFISDPSVGTDILSKVSVAQWKAFMAKVKTYADYARKAQSTDDMDDATWYWRKVFGERFPATTTEKVAKASSLLEKAAATAGTSTYVFPDAMAAPTKPRGFA; encoded by the coding sequence ATGGTCCCCAACGCGCGCTTTCTCGAGTTACTGCAAGATATTGAACCCAGCCCCACCACGAAAACCAATTCCTCAAAAGCCCACACGGGCGTCCGTGACCACCTGAAAGCGCTGGGCGAGTTTAAGGCGAGGCTCGTGGGAGACTTCCTGTCGGGGAGCTACGCACGTAACACCTCCATTCGTCCTAAGATGGATGCGGATGGGATGGTTCGGCCGGACGTCGACATCATCATCGTCACCAACTACACGACGGACGACAAGCCAGATGATGTGCTGAACGAGCTCTGCGCTGCTCTTGAGGATGGGGGCGAAGGCTATGACGTCGAGCGTATCAACAAACGTTCGATTAAGTTAATCACTCCGCTCGCGGAAATGGACGTCGTGCCGGTGATCGAATGGGGGCAGCAGTACAAGATTCCCGATCGTGAATCGGGCGAGTGGAAGTTGACCGATCCCCCAGGACATATCGAATGGAGTCGAGACCGTAATGGTGAATTCGGCGGTCGCCTCAAGCCGCTGGTCAAAATGTTCAAATGGTGGCGCCGCGAAAACAATTCGGGCAAACGACCCAAAGGCTTCGTACTCGAGGTTTTAACGGCTCTTCATGCGCCGAAAAATGAAGTTCATTACGGTGAAGCCTTCGCCCAAATGCTCGAGAGCATCCATCGTGCATATGGCTTCCAAGCAGAGATGGACATCAAGCCCTTCATCAGCGACCCCTCTGTAGGCACCGATATCCTTTCGAAGGTGTCAGTCGCTCAGTGGAAGGCGTTCATGGCGAAGGTTAAGACCTACGCCGATTATGCGCGAAAAGCCCAGTCTACCGACGACATGGATGATGCGACCTGGTACTGGCGCAAGGTGTTCGGCGAACGGTTCCCCGCGACCACAACGGAGAAGGTAGCCAAAGCCAGCAGCCTGCTCGAGAAGGCTGCGGCCACAGCCGGCACGTCCACGTATGTGTTTCCGGACGCGATGGCCGCTCCCACGAAGCCGCGTGGATTTGCATGA
- a CDS encoding SAVED domain-containing protein, which translates to MTDKQPAPTLTDSKGMGGVIAQDGFEYQIWDGLARLPAWLMNPAFEGMIFEGLEDLEVRFFAPLALHGSVIDRHQAKSGVLKPADIKEIVEGFLHYQKSYPDTARTHILVTPQIPATLAYMANDRDRVRKARPFYDPFVDLKAAFDAKFRSDVLAFYPDPLGGFVVDFVDFEERNIPDEKAARSLFDSAFHEAFPTLDLKVSQVRKVFDDLLALAKANHNIGSFLTRKILVQCIENAMGESLPLPPPALHVLSDRKESNSSMLELDAAAFSAGAGSTADWNEGLLKPLRRTATWFKQQGASRLTLQGSYRLSAGFALGWSFRAATGFDIDIVTRDGVWATDDRPEPGASYPQWDVSDPQVAADVLTVSIGILRDPYGDLVASGIPAEETQRFHLSVPVTSAKQMQALVGQVKARVAGLAAKQQLKQIRLYYAGPAQFAVALGHRWNSMPETVLHEFNAVTREYVATLTLS; encoded by the coding sequence ATGACCGACAAGCAACCTGCACCGACACTGACCGATTCCAAGGGCATGGGTGGGGTGATTGCCCAGGATGGCTTCGAATATCAGATCTGGGACGGCCTTGCGCGTCTCCCGGCCTGGCTGATGAATCCCGCGTTTGAAGGCATGATTTTCGAGGGCCTCGAAGACCTTGAGGTCCGGTTTTTCGCGCCCCTTGCCCTACACGGCTCGGTCATCGACCGTCATCAGGCCAAATCCGGCGTGCTCAAGCCGGCTGACATCAAGGAGATCGTGGAAGGGTTCTTGCACTATCAGAAGAGCTACCCAGATACTGCCCGCACGCATATTCTCGTCACGCCACAAATTCCGGCCACCTTGGCTTACATGGCGAATGATCGCGACCGTGTTCGCAAGGCCCGCCCGTTCTACGATCCGTTTGTCGATCTCAAGGCAGCCTTCGACGCGAAATTCCGTTCGGATGTTCTTGCTTTCTACCCAGATCCGCTTGGCGGATTCGTCGTGGATTTCGTCGACTTTGAAGAGCGAAACATACCGGATGAGAAGGCCGCCCGGAGCCTGTTTGACAGCGCGTTCCATGAGGCTTTCCCCACCTTGGACCTCAAGGTCAGCCAAGTCCGGAAAGTCTTCGACGACCTTCTGGCCCTGGCCAAGGCGAACCACAACATCGGAAGTTTTCTGACTAGGAAGATCTTGGTCCAGTGCATCGAAAATGCCATGGGCGAGAGCCTGCCGTTGCCACCTCCTGCGCTGCATGTCCTATCCGACCGGAAGGAAAGCAATTCCTCGATGCTGGAGCTTGACGCCGCAGCGTTTTCGGCCGGTGCCGGCAGTACGGCCGACTGGAATGAAGGTTTGCTCAAGCCCCTGCGGCGGACAGCCACCTGGTTCAAACAACAGGGGGCCTCCCGCCTGACTCTGCAGGGATCCTATCGTCTGTCGGCTGGATTCGCACTCGGATGGTCGTTCCGGGCCGCCACAGGGTTCGACATTGATATCGTGACCCGCGACGGCGTTTGGGCAACAGACGATCGGCCTGAACCCGGCGCGAGTTATCCGCAGTGGGATGTGTCGGATCCTCAGGTCGCGGCTGACGTCCTTACCGTGAGTATTGGAATCCTCAGGGACCCCTACGGCGACCTGGTCGCCTCGGGCATTCCTGCTGAGGAAACCCAGCGGTTTCACCTCTCGGTCCCGGTTACATCAGCCAAGCAAATGCAGGCGCTCGTCGGACAGGTCAAAGCACGCGTTGCCGGGCTCGCGGCAAAACAGCAGCTGAAGCAGATCAGGCTTTATTATGCCGGTCCTGCCCAGTTTGCGGTCGCGCTAGGCCACCGGTGGAATTCGATGCCCGAAACAGTGCTGCACGAGTTCAATGCTGTAACACGGGAATATGTGGCTACACTGACCCTGAGCTGA